TAGGCGCGGCGACGAATGCCGTCCAAGAGCGTGTCGTAGGCCTCGTCGAGCCGCGATTGCTGCTTCGCGAGCTCCGGCGCCGTGAACAGCGAGCTTATGGCCAGGCCACCGCCTTCGTAGATCTCCTTCTTTCGCTTGTACGCGCGGCGAATTTCTTCGTCGCTCGAGGCGCGGCCCACGCCGAGCGTCGCATAGAGCGTCGGCGGAGCCGGCAACGGCCGCGGCACCGAGCCTCGCTCTGCGTGCGTGGCGAGGAGCGCGATGACGCGGCGGGCGATACGCTCGATGTTTCGCGCCGCCTTCGACGTCGGGCTGTCGACGAGCAGCGGACGGTGACGGCGCACGGCAAGCCAGACGGTGTCGTCGTGTTCGATGTGCCCGAGGTCGACGGCGGAGATGCCGTAGTGCTCTTCCGCGAGTTCGCTCATCCACGTTCCCAATTCGACGTCGGTACGAACGCGCGTTTGATTGACGACCAGGTAGAGGCGCATGCGCGCGGCCTCGTTCCACACCAGCTCCGCGATGCTCTTGTCCATGCGTTCGAGGACGCGCACGAGGGCAAGCGGCGACGGCAACATCCCGATCTCGGCGATGGCGCGGTCCACCACCGGGAGGCGAAAGCGATCACGCAAGAGAGCTCGCCGAAGGCGTTTGCGGAAGGCGGCGCGCGCGAAGCGGTACGTCGCTTCGATGGCCGGGGGCTCGGGCACCGTCACTGAGATGGCCAAATCGGCGCTCAGCATGGCCTCGATGGGGAACGGGCCCGCCCCGGGACCGGCGTCGAGGACGAGGTAGTCGACGGGCAGGTTTCGAAGCGCCGCGAGGTAGCGGCCCTTGCGGCCAGCGCGCAGGAGCGCGGGCAGCTCGATGGAATCGTGCGGCCCGGGGAGCAGGCGGAGGCCCTGCACTTCCGTCTCCACGAGCGCCGCGGCGTAGGCAGCGGGATCGTCGTCGTAGGCCGCATCGACGCGCGCCGCGGGGAGGCCGAAATGCGCGTGCAGGTTCGCACCGACGGGATCAGCGTCCACGAGCGCGACGGACTTTCCGAGCTGGGCGAGGTAGATCGCCAGGTTCTCCGCGACGAGGCTCTTGCCCACGCCTCCGCGTCCGCCGCCGACGACGATGACCTTCCCGACGCCGCGAACCTCGGCGGGCGCCTCGATGGGCAAGGGCTCGTCGCTCGACATGAGCCGGGCACTCTAACGCAAAATGGGCGCAAACTGGGCCCGAGCTGCGCGGCCCCCTGCTCGGCGCCACGCCTCAGCGGTGGGCGCAGCAGCGCCCCGACGGCAGGGTGTTACGGCGGAATCGACAGGGTCACTTTGGCCCGGCGCAGGAGGGCGAAGAGGCGAGCCCCCAGCTCAGGCGCGCGAAAGGGCTTCGCCACGAAGTCGTCGGCGCCGGCCGCGAAGGCGTCGACGAGGTCCCGCGGGGCGCTGCGCCCCGTGAGAAACAGAATCGGGATCTCGCGGAGGCGCGGATCACGTCTCAGCTCGCGACAAAGCTCGATGCCGCTCATGCCCGGCAAAGTCCAGTCGAGGATGATGATGTCGAAGTGCTCGAGGGCGAGGCGGTCGAGCGCCTCTTCGGCGTTGGCCGCGCAGTCGACGTCGATCTGGATGGCGTCGAGCATCTCGCGAATGAGCGTCTGCAGGTCGCGGTCATCGTCGACGAGCAGAACCCGCGGCGGGCGCCATGACGGCGACGGACGCCCCACGGGCGCCTCGAGCGTGTGATCGGGCGCGTCGGCCTCGTGGATCTCGGCGACCGACGGCGGGATCAACGTGCGCGTGAGCACGGTGCCGCTGCGCGACGGCGGCGGCATCGTGCGCGCCACCTGCTTGTTCTTGCCGCGCCGCGACGACGGCGCGCTTTTCGCGCTCGCGTTGCGTCCCGTCGACGGAACCTTCTGTGAGGGCCCGGGCTTGTCGTTCTTCTCTTGCGCCGCTCGCCCACGCTTCGAGCGCGGTCCGGCCAGACTCGCTGACGACTCCGCCGGTCGAGGCACCGACACCGGCCCCGGCGCCCCCCCAAGCTCGACAGCGAGCCGCTCCCAGTCGCGCCGCTCGAAGACGATGGCGAAGCCGCCGTGGCGGGCCTCGACGCGCGCCGCGATGGCCGTCGCGCGCGGCTCGGGCCCCGTCACCTTCAGCACAGCGAGGACCCACTCGCCGTCGTCGGCCCGCTGGTCCGGTGGCAATGGCAACGCCGGATCGGCACGCCCCAAATCGCGCTCGAGGCTCTCCTGATTGGGATACCGAAAGGTGACGCTTCGCAAGCGTCACCAGTCTATCAGCAACCAAAGGCGGCAACGCGGGCGGCGCGCGAAGCCGCGACGGCCGCTACGCTTCACGTCGATCACTCACCGGGGCGCGGCAGGACCGCGCGAGGCCCGCTGTTGGCGACGCAGAACACCGGTGCGGCGCGCTTCGACAGGCCCGTCGCATCGAGCAGGCTGTCGTACCAGTCCATGTACCAGCCGTCGTAACACTTCGGCTCCTGAGCTCCGGTGAAGATGCCGATGCTCTTGGGACACGCGCGGCTCATGACCCAGGCGAAGCCACCCTTGGCTGTGAGGGCGGGCCTCAGCCATTCCATCTCCGTGTCGTAGGGGAGCCGACCGCCACTCCTGGTGCAGGCGTCCTTGGCCCGGTCGACGGTGAGCTCGCTGGTGGAGCCGTAGACGATGTTCATGCGCACGATGCGCCCCGTCTGACCGTATTCGTCGAGCTGCTTCTTGCCGTCGTCGATGAGCTTCTCGATCTCGGCCGTCTTCGAACATTTCGAGAAGTCACCGGCGATGCCCTGCCGGACGCACTCCAGTTGCGCTTCCTTCAGCTTGCCCGAGACGGTCTCCGGTGCCGACGGCTTGAGAAGCCCCGACCACTTCTGCGCGACGGGCTCGAGCTCGGCGAGCGTCGCCTTCGACGCGGAGGACAAGTTGTAGGTCTCCTGATCGCGCGCCTGTGTGAAAGCGTTGACCTCTTCGAAGTAGGCGTTCTCGAGGCGCCCCTGCACCTCGCCCACCTCGACGAGGAACCGGCCGGCGCCCTGCGTCACCTGCGTGAGCGGCGCCATGGAGACGTCCTGGTTCTTGGCGTACGAGTGGAACGTGATGGCGCTGAGGCGCGCGTGACGCTCGATGACGTTGCGGCCCGCCGTCGGAGCGGCACCGCTCTGCTGCACCGGGAGCTTGCCGTCTGCGACGGCCTGAAGGTCACGTTTGCGATCGGCGTCGAGGGAGGCGGCCATGTTCTTCAGCAGCTCGCCGAGGCGGGCCATGGCCTGGTCGCCTTGGAGGTTCTCAACGCCAACGTTACTGCCGGCAAAGAATCCCTGCGTGTAGAGCTCAAGGTTCATCGACGCGCGCGTCGACTGCGCCACGCGCTCGTAGGTCCCCGAGACCTTTCCCTGTGCGTCGGCCACCGTACCGACGGGCGCGTTGGCGCCAACGTTGCCGCTGGCCCTGGTGGCCGTCTCCGAGTCGTTGGTGTCGAAGCGCATGAGGCCAATGACCTCGGCGCGGTATTGGAGGCGCGTCACCACCGCGTCGCCGCAACGCTGAAGGAAACGGGCCGGATCGCGCTGCAGGAGATCTTTGGCCTCCGTCGTGAGCGAGTAGCTCTGCCCCGCGTCGATGAAGTAGTAGCTGCCGACGCGGACGAGGAGCGTCATCGTCGACGCGTTTCGCTTGAAGGAGTTCATCACCTGCGCGCGAGCGTCGGCGCCGGCCTTGGGCAACTTGAAGCCGAGCTCCGTCTCGAAGCCGAGCTGTCGCGCCAGCTCGTCGCGGGAGCGCACGATGTCGATCTTCACGTCGACGCCGACGTCGCCGACCTGCGGCGTGAGCGTGCTCGGGAACGTGACGCAGCCGTTGTGGCCTTGGTCGAAGAGCGTGCTGTAGCCCTGAAAGAGGAGCAGATCGCTCTGCGTCGTCGGGATGACTTTGCCCGAGTCCTCGGCGCCGAGGGCGCCCTCGTCCTCCTCACCTTCGCCATCGCTGGACGCGCAACCGGGGGCGCACGCGAGGGCCGCGAGGAGGGAGGTGCCTAGGAGAAAACGTCGCATCGGATTCATGTCGGCCTCAGGGGTCCAGAGGTTGCGGAGTGACGAGAGCACGTAGACGCACAGGGTGTGCCGTCCCAGCCGGGGGCCGGGAAGTCACCGGAACCACGCCAGCGCCGAGCGGTTCGGGCGGCGGAAAAAGCACGCCTTCGGGGCTCGCTGGATCGGGGCGCCCCCAGGAAGTCCACCTTTGGGAGACGGCGGCAGACGCCGGGTCTCCCGGGCCAAGCAGGTTTGCGATATGGTCCCGCCCGATGTGGAGCTTCGGTCAACTGGGTGCCTCACTTTTCATGGTCGCCATCGCCGCGTCGGGCTCGACCTGTCGCGGCCAAGGCGAAGGCGGGGCCGAGGTCCCGAAGGAGGCCGCTGCCTCCCGCGAGGTCTCGCTGCCGGGCGTCGACACCAACGCCCTGACGCCGCGCGAACGAAACGAGTGGAGCGGCTACGTCTCCGAGTTTCTTGCGCCGTGCAGTGACACGCCCGTGCCCATCGCGCAGTGCGTGAAAGAAGGTCGCGCCTGCTCGCGATGCCTTCCGGCGGCGAAATACCTCCTGAAGGGCGTCCGCGACGGTCAGTCGCGAGAGCAGATCGAGAAATCGTTCCAAAACCGCTTCGACTCAAAGAAGGTGAAAGACGTCCCCATCGACGGCTCACCGTCGAAAGGGCCCGAGTCGGCGCCTGTCGTCGTCGTCGAGTTCGCCGACTTCGAATGCCCCTTCTGCGCGAGCGTCGCGCCGGTGTTCGACAAGGCCTGGACCGAACGCCAAGACAAGGTGCGCTTCGTCTTCAAGTACATGCCCCTGCCCGGCCATCCGCACGGCGAAATCGCCGCGCGTGCCGGCTTTGCCGCGCAACAGCAGGGCAAGTTCTGGGAGATGAACAAGAAGATGTTCGCGAACCGCGAGCACCTCGAGCAGAGCGACCTCGAGAGCTACGCGAAAGATCTCGGCCTCGATCTCGCGAAATTCAAGGCCGACATGCTCTCGCAGGCGGCCACCGATCGACTCGCGATGGACAAAAAGCTCGCCGACGCCCTGAACGTGAAGGGCACGCCGTCGGTCTACATCAACGGACGCGAGTTCGATGTTCGCCAAGACATGGGCGAGTGGATCTCGCTCGAGCTGCAGATGATCGCCGAGGGTTCAGCCAAGCCCAGCAGCGCGACAACGACGGTTGCCCCGGCGGGCTCTCTGCCTTCTGCCTCGGGCTCCGCCAAAGCCGTGGCTTCGGGAGCACCCAGCGGCAAAGCGGCCACGTCGGCCCAGGCGAGCAGCAAGCCGCCCACTCCGGCCCCCGGCGCGCCACGCAAGTGAGTCGCATCGCCGACGCCTGCGGCTGTTTTCCCACCGGTCGCCATTACCCTGGCGTCGCCCACCTCCTCCGCGCCGTCATACGAGGCGTCGCCGACGAGTTCGCCGTCGACACGCCGTGGGCCGAGCTGCCGGTCGCGCTGCTCGACGTCGAAACCACCGGGCGCGACGCGTCCAAAGATCGCGTCATCGAGGTGGGCATCGCCGTCGGGCGCGGCGGGGCCATCGTGGCTCGCTACGATTGGCTCATTAACCCTGGCGTCGCCATCTCGGAGGAGTCGCGGGCCGTGCACCACATTTCGGACGAGGACGTGAAGGACTCGCCCCGCTTCGAGGCCGTGGCCCATGAGATCCGCATGGCCCTCGAAGGCACGGTCCCGGCTGCGTACAACGCCGCCTTCGACCGCGCCTTCCTCGTAAACGAGTTCGCCCGGACGGCCGGCACGCCCGAGAAGCTGCCGCCGGCACTCAGGCGGGACGTGGACTGGATCGATCCCTTGGTTTGGGCGCGCGAAATCCAGCGGGCCGAGAAGTCCAAGGCCCTCGCCGAGGTGGCCACGCGGCTCGGCGTGAAGCTCGAGCGAGCCCACCGCGCCAGCGACGACGCCGAAGCCGCTCTCCTGGTGCTTTTCGCGCTCGCCGAGGACTCGCGCGTGCCGCGCGGATACGGAGCGCTCGTTCAGGAGCAGCGCCGCCTCGCGCTCCTGCAGCAAGACGAGCGGCGCTTCTGGAAGACGAACTAAACCCAGCGCTCAGCTGGGTTGATCCGACAAGAGTGGTCTGCCGAGATCAGACTTTGGGGGGAGGCCCGAGCGTCTGGCCCGCCTCGCCCGTCAGGGCGGGCCCGACGCGAGGTCGCCACGGGAGATCGCTGGGGTTAGAAAACCAGCCTCGACACTAGCAGGCCGCTCGCGTTTTCGTGTACATCGGTCGTCGGGGGATCGCCCGGCGCCGCAACCGCCGCGCGCTCATTGGAGGCTCTCGTGTCCGAAAAGATCGACATCGTCGTCAGTGACTCGCAGAAGTTCGAAGCGAAGGTCATCGTCGGCAGCGAACAAGAGAAGGCGATCGACATCGCCAACCTACGCGCGCAGACCGGCCTCGTGGCGCTCGACCCGGCGTTCATGAACACCGCCTCGACGCGCAGCGCGATCACCTTCCTCGACGGCGAGAAGGGCATCCTTCGCTACCGCGGATACCCCATCGAGGAGCTCGCCGAGAAGTCGAGCTTCGTCGAGGTCGCGTACCTGCTCATCTACGGGGAGCTGCCCAACAAGGCTCAGCTCGCCGACTTCACGACGAAGCTGACGCGTCACTCGATGATCCACGAGGACATGAAGCACTTCTTCGCGGGCTTCCCCGGCTCGGCCCACCCCATGGCCGTGCTCTCCGCGATGGTGTCTTCGCTGTCGGCCTACTACCCCGACGCGCTCGACGTCGACAACAAGGCCGAGCGCGAGATCACCATGATCCGCCTGCTCGCCAAGGTGCCGACGCTCGCGGCCTTCGCCTACAAGAAGTCCATCGGCCAACCGTTCGTCTACCCGAACAACTCGCTCGGCTACTGCGCGAACTTCCTCAACATGATGTTCAGCGTGCCGGCCGAGCCCTACGAGGTCGACAAGGACATCGAGAAGGTGCTGAACCTTCTGCTCATCCTCCACGCCGACCACGAGCAAAACTGCTCCACGTCGACGGTGCGCCTCGTGGGGAGCTCCAAGGCGAACCTCTTCGCGTCGATCTCCGCAGGCGTCCTCGCCCTGTGGGGCCCGCTGCACGGCGGAGCGAACCAAGAGGTCATCGAGATGCTCGAGGCGATCCACGCCGACGGCGGCGACGTGAACAAATACGTCGCCATGGCGAAGGACAAGAACTCGACCTTCCGCCTCATGGGCTTCGGCCACCGCGTCTACAAGAACTTCGACCCGCGGGCGAAGATCATCAAGGTCGCCGCCGATCAGGTGCTCCAGAAGATGGGCATCAAAGATCCGCTCCTCGACATCGCCAAGCGCCTCGAAGAAGCGGCCCTCAAGGACTCGTATTTCGTCGAGCGGAAGCTCTACCCGAACGTCGACTTCTACTCGGGCATCATCTACCGAGCCGTCGGGTTCCCCACGAACATGTTCACCGTCCTCTTCGCTCTCGGCCGCTTGCCCGGCTGGATCTCCCACTGGAAGGAGATGACCGAGGACACGACGACGAAGATCGGTCGCCCGCGGCAGATCTACACGGGCGCCATGTCGCGGCCGTACGTGCCCCTCGACAAGCGCTGAAGCGCGACCGAGAGAGCACCATCAGCGGCCCCGCGAGGCGACTCGTGGGGCCGTTCGCTTTGGAAGGCCCCGGCAGCTGTCAGGACACTTCGATCGTGATGCGGTCGGCGTTCTCCGTTGGAACAACGATTTCGCGAACGGCCGAACCACCGGGCTCATCTCCTCGCACCCGGACGAGGACGTTGGCGGGTGGCTCACTCTCACTCGACGAGCGGACGATGGGGAGGAGCTGCTCGACGGCCGAAGCGACGGGTACATCCGCCGCGGCCAGGGTCTTGTCGGCTTCGGCTCGGCGGCTGGCGATGGCGCGCATTTCGGCTTCGTCGAACGCGGGCTCCTCCGACGCGCCGACGATCACGGGGCCACGAAACGAGCGATGGAGGTCACTCACCGCTAAACCGTAGCATCGACGCGTGGCGCGGCCACTGACCCGCGCAGCGTGGAGGTGAGCGCTTCGGGCTCGAGCGCATTCACGTTGTGAAATGCGCTCCAACGCTAGCGAGCCCAGAGCGCGGAGAGATCCAGTTCGATGGCGTCGAATGGCTCGGCGCGAACCTTGGCGTCTCCATAGAACGTGGCGACCAGCCGGTAGGTGGCGCCGTCGAGGCGCAAGATCTCGAGGTACCTTTCGATGGGGTCGACGAGCCAGACGTGGCTCACGTGCTCCCGCGCGTAGATGGGAACCTTCTCCGCGCGGTCGATCGCGCCCGTCGACGGAGAGAGCACCTCGCAGGCCCAGTCGGGGGCCAGCGTGAAGGCAGCAGTGTTTGGCATCTCGGGCATTCGCTCGCGACGCCAGCCACCTAGATCGGGCACCAGAACGTCCTCGCGCAGATGCAGCTCCGGTTCGTCGAGAATCACCCAGCCGCCTGGGCCGCCGCGCCCACGCTTGAATGGCGGACCGAGCTCTTCGCCGAGCGCGCTGGACGCTGCCGCATGCGGAGACGCAGGCCTCGGGTGAGCGTAAAGGACGCCGCGAATGAGCTCCCCAACCATGTTGGCGGGAAGGGCCTCGATGTCGGCATAGGTAGCGGGGCCGTGGGGCGTACGCTTCGCGACCATGGCTTGAACCTTAGCACGCGCCTCCCGCTCCAAAGGGCGCGGGCCGTCGGACGAGAGGTAGATACGAAGGCTTGAACGCGCGCCGTTCGTTAGACACCAGCGAAGAGCACGTCGAGGCCGATGAACGAGACAATGCGGTCGCCGAGGAAGAGAAACTCGTAGATCGACACGATGAGAAACGGCCCGAAGGGCAAGCGCGCGCGGAGGAACCCCTCCTCGGGCGCCTTCGCCAGCGGATCTTCCTCGAGGATCTTCTTAGCTTCTTCGTCGCCCGCTTCGGCGTCTTTGATGAGCTCCTCGCGTTCAAGCGCCACGGCTTCGGGCTCTTCGATCTTGCCCTGCGTAAGCATCATGACGATACCGGCGACGCTCCCCTGAATCGCGCCAGCGAAGAGCACGACCACCGCGCCGAGAATGCCGAACCACGCGCCCGCGAGCATGAGCAACTTCGCGTCGCCGAGGCCCATGCCGTCTTGGCCTCGCACCTTCTTGTAGAGAAACACGAAGGGAAACCAAACGACGAGGTAGCCCACGACAGCGCCAAGGAGCGATGTGCCATAGGGCATTCCGCGGAGGCCCGCCGTGGCCACGCCCAGGACGGCCCCACCGAGCGTGATCTCATCGGGCAAGATCATGTGTTCGAGATCGATGAACGCGGCGGCGAGGAGCCCCAGTGCGAGGGCGAGGTACGCACCGAAGAGCAAGAGCCCCGTCGCGAGCGTAGTCCTCGGGGGCAAGCCCAAGAGGAGCACCTCGATGATCGCGAGCGAGAGACCTCCGCCGAGCGCTTCGACGAGCGGGTAGCGCGCGCTCATCTTGGCGCCGCAGCAGCGCGCCTTGCCACGAAGGATCAGGTACGAAAAAACCGGGACGTTGAGCCAAGGCGCGACGTTCTTGCCACACGCCGGGCAATGCGACGGCGGGTGCACCACGCTCATGCCGCGCGGCACGCGGTAGATGACGACGTTGAGAAAGCTCCCCCAAAGGAGGCCCAGCACCACGCCGAAGACGCGCACGAACAGCGGGGGGAGGTCGGAAAAGAGCACCCGCGCGGAGCGTACCGCTCTAGGCCGCGGGCGCGAAATGAACGGCCTGCCACGCTTCTTTGGGCGGGCGCCTCGGCACTGCGAGCGCGCCCGACGACGACGAGAGCGGCCTCTCCGCCGAGAGTGAGCTTCGCGCGCTGACGGCAGCCGAGATCATCGGCACGCTGACCTACGGCGAGACGAGCGCGCCCGTCAGCTACTCCAAGACGCCGCTCTACCGCGCCTTCAAATTTGACGGTCAGAAGGGTGACGCCGTCGAAGCCTTCGTACGCTCGGGCAACGGCGACGCGCGCGGCTGGCTCCTCGGGCAAAACTTCGCCACGCTGGCGCAGAACGACGACGCCTCGCCTGGCGTGAAAGACGCTCGCCTCACGCTCACGCTGCCGACGTCCGGCAGCTACTACGTGGTCTTCCGCGAACAGAGTCGAAAGAACGCGGCCTTCACGGTCTCTCTCTCAAAGAGCGGAGGCGCCTGCGGGCTGCCGCTCGTGCGCGAGGGCCGCTGGGAGCACGGCTCGCCCACCAGGCCGCAGGGCCTGACGCTTTTCGACGCGACGACCAATCGCCTCGTAGTCTTCACGGCGGAGGGCACGAGCGAGCGCACGCCCTCCGGCTACACCTCGCCCGATGGCGACCCCTTGCCGGCTGGCGATAGGAGCGAGGCCGCCATCGCCTTCGACACGGCGCGCGGCCGCGCGGTGCTCTTCGGCGGGCGCGATCCCCAAAGCAACAAGCCGCTCGGCGACACGTGGGAGTGGCAGGGCGGCACGTGGACCAAGATGGCGCCCGCGGGGCCGATGCCGCGAGCGCGCAGCGGTCACGCGCTCGCCTACGATCCCGTTCGGAAGAACGTGGTCCTCTTTGGCGGGAACGTCGACGACGGGCCCATCGCTGACACATGGACTTGGGACGGCACGACGTGGACGCGGGCCGCGAACGGCACCGACGCGAGCGTGCCTCACCCGGAGCCCCGCTACGGGCACCGCATGGTGTTCGACGAGACGCGCGGCAAGGTGCTGCTCTTCGGGCAATACGGCCCTTGGAGGGTCGGTCCCGTGGGCAGCCCGAACACGTCAGCGGGCAACACGTGGACCTGGAACGGCTCGTCGTGGTCGCCGCTCCCGGGCGCGACGGCCTCGTTCTCGTCGGACAACACCACGGCCTTGCCCATGGTCTACGACGCCGCGCGCAAGCGAGTCCTCCGCGTGGGAACCACGGGAGGTCGTTACCAAGAGAGCTACCAGTTGCTCGAGCTCGTCTCCCTGCAGAACGGCGCCGCGTGGAGCCCGATCGCCGTCGCCGGTGGCTCGACGCCAAAGGTCGAGCTGGGCTACGTGCCTTGGCTGAGCGGCGCCTTTGACAACGCGAGCGGGCGCTTCGTCTTCGGCGCGCCTTCCGGTTCCGGGCCAGGCTGGGAGTTCGGATACACCGAGCTCGCGAACCGCGCGCCCGTTCTCGAGCCGGTGGCGAACGGCCGCGTGTTCGTCGGCGACATGATCTCAGTCTCGCTCAAGGCCACCGACGCCGACGGTCACCGCATCACGTACCGCGTGAGCCCGATGCCCCCGAACGCGACCTTGAACGCGCAGACGGGCGGCTTCTTCTTCACGCCCGCGGCGAACCAAGTAGGCACGCTGTCGCTCAAGGCGAGCGCGTCCGATGGGTGCGACGTTCATGAGCGCGACTTCCAGATCAAGGTCGAGATCGGCGTCTACGCGGGCATGCCTACGGGCTCCGTGCGGCTCGCCGGCGAGGTGAAGGCGCAGGGCGACCTTCAAGTGGCGAAGCAATACTCGGCGTACCCGTCGCTCGCGTGCCGCATCGAGGGTGACAACCCCGGCAAATTGCTCGTCTCTTGCGACGGTCGCACCACCACGGCCTACCGAAGCGGCGACGGCTCCTACACGTTCACGCCGGTGAACGTCAGCGCGCCGCTCGAGCAGAACCTCACCTTCGCCAGCAGCGACGCGAACGCGGGGACCTTCTCAGGTCACGTGGAGCCGCTCGTCGACGGCACCTATCGCCTGCACGTCGAGGCGTGGACTGTGCCGCTCGTGGGCGTCGCCGGTCGCGTCGTTCTGCGCGGCACAGCCACCGGAGTACTCGACGTCGCTCCTTGATCCTCTCCTGCTCCGTGACTCCCGCTTTGCCGAGGCCCCATGAAGAACTCTCCCCTGACCGCCCTTGCCCTCTCCTTCGTTGCCCTCCTCATGCCTTGCCTCGCAGCGTGCGCCAGCGAACCGTCCGGCACGGCGGGCGGCATGACGGGGGACGGCACCACGGGCGAAGACGCTGCCGAGCTGCGGCGCCTCTTGCCGACGGAGCGGGTCGGCGACATCGCCTACGGGCAAACCGTCAAGGTCGCGTACACCGAGACGCCGGTCTACCGTGCGCTCAAGCTAGTTGGCCGCCAAGGCGATCACGTGGACCTCTGGGTTCGCTCGTCGACCGGCGGAGACGCGCGGCTGTGGCTCGTTCGCGAGAGCGGCAAAACCTTCGCGCAAAACGACAACGCGGACCCGTCCACGCTCGACGCGCACCTCACCGTGGAGCTTCCGCGCACCGAGACCTATTGGGTCGTGATTCGCGATCGCGAGGCGGAGGACAACACGTTCGAAGTGACCCTCACCGGCGGCGGCGGCGCGGGCGCTGCCGTGCCCGCGTCGCGCATCGGCACCACGCTCACGGCCGACGCGAGCTGCTCGTTCCTCATCGAATGGGGCGACTTCGTGAGTCGCACCTCGACGTGTCCCGATTTCGGCTACGGCTGGTACGACCCGGCGCGGCTCACCTTCCGTTTCGAAGGCACCGCGAGCGCGCCGGTGCTCGTGGCGTCGGCCTTCTCGATGGAGAAGGAGGTCGCGTCGTGGGGCGAGAAGCGCAAGGTGGGCTGGCCCGAGACTCGAATCGCGCTCACGCC
This region of Myxococcales bacterium genomic DNA includes:
- a CDS encoding Uma2 family endonuclease; protein product: MVAKRTPHGPATYADIEALPANMVGELIRGVLYAHPRPASPHAAASSALGEELGPPFKRGRGGPGGWVILDEPELHLREDVLVPDLGGWRRERMPEMPNTAAFTLAPDWACEVLSPSTGAIDRAEKVPIYAREHVSHVWLVDPIERYLEILRLDGATYRLVATFYGDAKVRAEPFDAIELDLSALWAR
- a CDS encoding prepilin peptidase, giving the protein MLFSDLPPLFVRVFGVVLGLLWGSFLNVVIYRVPRGMSVVHPPSHCPACGKNVAPWLNVPVFSYLILRGKARCCGAKMSARYPLVEALGGGLSLAIIEVLLLGLPPRTTLATGLLLFGAYLALALGLLAAAFIDLEHMILPDEITLGGAVLGVATAGLRGMPYGTSLLGAVVGYLVVWFPFVFLYKKVRGQDGMGLGDAKLLMLAGAWFGILGAVVVLFAGAIQGSVAGIVMMLTQGKIEEPEAVALEREELIKDAEAGDEEAKKILEEDPLAKAPEEGFLRARLPFGPFLIVSIYEFLFLGDRIVSFIGLDVLFAGV
- a CDS encoding helix-turn-helix domain-containing protein; this translates as MSSDEPLPIEAPAEVRGVGKVIVVGGGRGGVGKSLVAENLAIYLAQLGKSVALVDADPVGANLHAHFGLPAARVDAAYDDDPAAYAAALVETEVQGLRLLPGPHDSIELPALLRAGRKGRYLAALRNLPVDYLVLDAGPGAGPFPIEAMLSADLAISVTVPEPPAIEATYRFARAAFRKRLRRALLRDRFRLPVVDRAIAEIGMLPSPLALVRVLERMDKSIAELVWNEAARMRLYLVVNQTRVRTDVELGTWMSELAEEHYGISAVDLGHIEHDDTVWLAVRRHRPLLVDSPTSKAARNIERIARRVIALLATHAERGSVPRPLPAPPTLYATLGVGRASSDEEIRRAYKRKKEIYEGGGLAISSLFTAPELAKQQSRLDEAYDTLLDGIRRRAYDLSTFPETDAMPAAAHATPRASDAEQILLRSELAREIGPDTEFTGELLRKVRESQGVDLGEISARTKIAKAHLLAIEDERFVDLPAAVYVRGFVSELAKFLKLDAAQVQRTYLRRMGAPSVAPPSAPPDPKRRGV
- a CDS encoding citrate synthase: MSEKIDIVVSDSQKFEAKVIVGSEQEKAIDIANLRAQTGLVALDPAFMNTASTRSAITFLDGEKGILRYRGYPIEELAEKSSFVEVAYLLIYGELPNKAQLADFTTKLTRHSMIHEDMKHFFAGFPGSAHPMAVLSAMVSSLSAYYPDALDVDNKAEREITMIRLLAKVPTLAAFAYKKSIGQPFVYPNNSLGYCANFLNMMFSVPAEPYEVDKDIEKVLNLLLILHADHEQNCSTSTVRLVGSSKANLFASISAGVLALWGPLHGGANQEVIEMLEAIHADGGDVNKYVAMAKDKNSTFRLMGFGHRVYKNFDPRAKIIKVAADQVLQKMGIKDPLLDIAKRLEEAALKDSYFVERKLYPNVDFYSGIIYRAVGFPTNMFTVLFALGRLPGWISHWKEMTEDTTTKIGRPRQIYTGAMSRPYVPLDKR
- a CDS encoding thioredoxin domain-containing protein, producing MVAIAASGSTCRGQGEGGAEVPKEAAASREVSLPGVDTNALTPRERNEWSGYVSEFLAPCSDTPVPIAQCVKEGRACSRCLPAAKYLLKGVRDGQSREQIEKSFQNRFDSKKVKDVPIDGSPSKGPESAPVVVVEFADFECPFCASVAPVFDKAWTERQDKVRFVFKYMPLPGHPHGEIAARAGFAAQQQGKFWEMNKKMFANREHLEQSDLESYAKDLGLDLAKFKADMLSQAATDRLAMDKKLADALNVKGTPSVYINGREFDVRQDMGEWISLELQMIAEGSAKPSSATTTVAPAGSLPSASGSAKAVASGAPSGKAATSAQASSKPPTPAPGAPRK
- a CDS encoding response regulator; this translates as MRSVTFRYPNQESLERDLGRADPALPLPPDQRADDGEWVLAVLKVTGPEPRATAIAARVEARHGGFAIVFERRDWERLAVELGGAPGPVSVPRPAESSASLAGPRSKRGRAAQEKNDKPGPSQKVPSTGRNASAKSAPSSRRGKNKQVARTMPPPSRSGTVLTRTLIPPSVAEIHEADAPDHTLEAPVGRPSPSWRPPRVLLVDDDRDLQTLIREMLDAIQIDVDCAANAEEALDRLALEHFDIIILDWTLPGMSGIELCRELRRDPRLREIPILFLTGRSAPRDLVDAFAAGADDFVAKPFRAPELGARLFALLRRAKVTLSIPP
- a CDS encoding 3'-5' exonuclease codes for the protein MSRIADACGCFPTGRHYPGVAHLLRAVIRGVADEFAVDTPWAELPVALLDVETTGRDASKDRVIEVGIAVGRGGAIVARYDWLINPGVAISEESRAVHHISDEDVKDSPRFEAVAHEIRMALEGTVPAAYNAAFDRAFLVNEFARTAGTPEKLPPALRRDVDWIDPLVWAREIQRAEKSKALAEVATRLGVKLERAHRASDDAEAALLVLFALAEDSRVPRGYGALVQEQRRLALLQQDERRFWKTN